A portion of the Streptococcus urinalis 2285-97 genome contains these proteins:
- a CDS encoding UDP-N-acetylglucosamine--N-acetylmuramyl-(pentapeptide) pyrophosphoryl-undecaprenol N-acetylglucosamine transferase, protein MMKSKKIVFTGGGTVGHVTLNLILIPKFIEDGYEVHYIGSKNGIEYQEIKKLNLPITFHSIATGKLRRYFSWQNLKDIFKVAWGIIQSLVIIAKLRPSALFSKGGFVSVPPVIAAKTLGVPVFVHESDLSMGLANKIAYRFATKMYTTFDQSNSSSKMKHVGAITKISDDKADFSLIADILDYFDPNLPTLLFVGGSAGAKIFNDFVTKNKEQLKSYNVINISGDSSLNELEHQLYRVDYVTKTYQSLVSKADVVVTRGGSNTIFELLAMAKPHIIVPLGREASRGDQIENAAYFVKKGYAKAISESDFNFDNLDKNIKDLLIHKNDYIKNMKATQEIKSQQDFYQMLLEDMSNQK, encoded by the coding sequence ATGATGAAATCTAAAAAGATTGTCTTTACAGGCGGTGGGACAGTAGGTCATGTAACATTAAATTTAATCTTAATTCCAAAATTCATTGAAGATGGTTATGAAGTTCATTATATTGGTTCTAAAAATGGAATTGAATATCAGGAAATAAAGAAATTAAACCTTCCAATCACTTTTCATTCTATAGCTACGGGTAAATTAAGACGTTATTTTTCTTGGCAAAACCTAAAAGATATTTTTAAAGTAGCCTGGGGAATCATTCAATCTTTAGTAATTATTGCTAAATTGAGACCAAGTGCACTCTTTTCAAAAGGGGGATTTGTGTCAGTTCCTCCTGTTATTGCTGCGAAAACGTTAGGTGTCCCAGTTTTTGTACATGAATCTGACTTATCAATGGGGTTGGCTAATAAGATTGCTTATCGCTTCGCAACAAAAATGTATACCACATTTGATCAAAGTAACTCTTCTTCAAAAATGAAACATGTCGGAGCAATCACAAAAATTTCAGATGATAAGGCCGATTTTTCATTGATCGCTGATATTTTAGACTATTTCGATCCAAATTTACCAACATTATTATTTGTTGGTGGTTCAGCTGGTGCTAAAATATTCAATGACTTTGTTACCAAAAATAAAGAACAGTTAAAATCCTATAACGTTATCAATATCTCTGGAGATTCATCATTGAATGAATTAGAACATCAACTTTATCGGGTTGATTATGTGACCAAAACCTATCAATCTTTGGTAAGTAAAGCGGATGTTGTTGTGACAAGAGGAGGGTCTAATACTATCTTTGAATTGTTAGCAATGGCAAAACCACATATCATTGTTCCTTTGGGACGTGAAGCAAGTCGTGGCGATCAGATAGAAAATGCTGCTTATTTTGTTAAAAAAGGCTATGCAAAAGCAATATCTGAATCTGATTTTAACTTTGATAATCTTGATAAGAATATCAAGGATTTATTAATACATAAAAATGACTATATCAAAAACATGAAAGCAACACAGGAAATTAAGTCTCAGCAAGATTTTTATCAAATGCTTTTAGAAGATATGTCTAACCAAAAATGA
- a CDS encoding YlmH family RNA-binding protein produces MKQETVYQHYHPDERFLIDRYLDIINRVDATYSLYVSEFLNPRQVQIFSNLVSSTDLLFFTSSRIIDSEYIKVIIAPQYYQLENKDFNLALIEISYNAKFNHLKHGQILGTLINELGIKREKIGDIYVHDGFAQVLVDCSIVALLKQSITRIARAKVSVKEISYNQFVRPEIANQTIELLLSSMRLDKIVASTFKLSRNQAISLIESDRVKVNYRPKNKISEQLTIDDLISVRGFGRIYLKEDHGLSKSGKHKVVVEKTAHK; encoded by the coding sequence ATGAAGCAAGAAACTGTATATCAGCATTATCATCCTGATGAGAGATTTCTAATTGATAGATATCTGGACATTATCAATAGAGTAGATGCGACTTATTCACTCTATGTTAGTGAATTTTTGAACCCTAGACAGGTACAGATTTTTAGTAATCTAGTGTCATCTACTGATTTGTTATTTTTTACAAGTTCAAGAATTATAGATTCTGAATACATTAAAGTTATTATTGCCCCTCAGTATTATCAATTAGAAAATAAAGATTTTAATTTGGCCTTAATTGAGATTAGCTATAATGCTAAATTTAATCATTTAAAACATGGTCAAATATTAGGGACATTAATTAACGAACTTGGAATTAAGCGTGAAAAAATAGGCGATATTTATGTTCATGATGGATTTGCACAAGTTTTGGTAGATTGTTCGATTGTTGCTTTACTAAAGCAATCCATAACTAGGATTGCTAGAGCTAAGGTTTCAGTTAAAGAAATTTCATATAATCAATTTGTTAGACCGGAAATAGCAAATCAAACCATTGAACTCTTGCTTTCTAGCATGAGATTAGATAAAATAGTGGCAAGTACTTTTAAACTTTCTAGAAATCAAGCCATTTCATTAATTGAATCTGACAGAGTAAAAGTCAATTATCGTCCAAAAAATAAAATTTCTGAACAACTAACTATTGACGATTTAATTAGTGTCAGAGGTTTTGGACGTATTTACCTAAAAGAAGATCATGGACTTTCGAAAAGTGGTAAACATAAAGTAGTTGTTGAAAAAACGGCGCATAAATAA
- the murD gene encoding UDP-N-acetylmuramoyl-L-alanine--D-glutamate ligase, whose product MKTINTFENKKVLVLGLAKSGQAAAQLLAKLGAIVTVNDGKPFEENPTAQALLAEGIKVICGSHPVELLDEDFELMVKNPGIPYNNVMIKKAIEKGIPVITEVELAYLISESPIIGITGSNGKTTVTTMISTVLNAGGQSALLAGNIGFPASQVAQTSTQNDTLVMELSSFQLMGVSQFHPHIAVITNLMPTHIDYHGSFEEYVKAKWHIQDKMTETDYIVLNAGQTISHQLAEKTKAQVLYFSLNEKVNGAYLYDGKLFYQDDYIMDANQIGVPGSHNIENALATIIVAKLRGIENSYIKEALMTFSGVKHRLQSLGQIEGVSFYNDSKSTNILATQKALSGFNSKNLILIAGGLDRGNEFDELVDDIKGIKLMVIIGQSAPKMIKAAEKAQVNWIEAEDVKAATLKAYQQAQEGDTILLSPANASWDMYKNFEVRGDEFIETFENLK is encoded by the coding sequence ATGAAAACAATTAATACATTTGAAAATAAAAAAGTCTTAGTTTTAGGGCTAGCAAAATCTGGTCAAGCAGCAGCGCAACTGTTAGCAAAATTAGGAGCCATTGTTACGGTTAATGATGGAAAACCTTTTGAAGAAAATCCAACAGCACAAGCATTATTAGCAGAAGGTATTAAAGTTATCTGTGGCTCCCATCCAGTTGAGTTATTGGATGAAGATTTTGAACTAATGGTGAAAAATCCAGGAATTCCTTATAATAATGTTATGATAAAAAAAGCTATTGAAAAAGGTATTCCAGTCATTACTGAGGTGGAGTTGGCTTATTTAATCTCTGAATCTCCAATTATTGGAATAACAGGATCAAACGGGAAAACAACTGTAACAACTATGATTTCAACTGTCTTAAATGCAGGTGGGCAATCAGCTCTTTTGGCAGGTAATATTGGCTTTCCAGCCTCACAAGTGGCACAAACGTCAACCCAAAATGATACTTTGGTAATGGAACTTTCTTCCTTCCAATTAATGGGTGTATCACAATTTCATCCTCATATTGCAGTTATAACTAATTTAATGCCAACTCATATTGATTATCATGGTTCTTTTGAAGAATATGTCAAAGCAAAATGGCATATTCAAGATAAAATGACCGAAACTGATTACATTGTTTTGAATGCTGGACAAACTATTTCTCATCAATTAGCCGAAAAAACCAAAGCACAAGTTCTTTACTTTTCATTAAACGAAAAAGTAAATGGTGCATACTTATATGATGGAAAACTTTTCTATCAAGATGACTATATCATGGATGCCAATCAAATTGGAGTACCTGGAAGTCATAATATAGAAAATGCTTTGGCAACCATTATTGTCGCAAAACTTCGTGGTATTGAAAATTCTTATATTAAAGAAGCCCTCATGACTTTTAGTGGGGTTAAACATCGTCTTCAATCACTAGGTCAAATTGAAGGTGTTTCTTTCTATAATGATAGTAAGTCGACTAATATATTGGCTACTCAAAAAGCACTTTCTGGTTTTAACAGTAAAAACCTAATCTTAATTGCAGGTGGACTTGATAGGGGAAATGAATTTGATGAATTAGTCGATGATATCAAAGGTATTAAGTTAATGGTTATCATAGGTCAATCAGCACCTAAAATGATTAAAGCAGCTGAAAAAGCACAGGTTAATTGGATTGAAGCTGAAGATGTAAAAGCTGCCACTTTGAAAGCATATCAACAAGCACAAGAAGGTGATACTATTCTTTTAAGTCCTGCCAATGCAAGTTGGGATATGTACAAAAATTTTGAAGTTCGTGGTGATGAGTTTATTGAAACCTTCGAAAATTTAAAGTAA
- a CDS encoding YggS family pyridoxal phosphate-dependent enzyme, protein MMDLQENKNLVFENVKKAARSVNRLDSDINIVAVTKTVDSETAALLIDTGVQHIAENRVDKFLDKYQALHKRPVKWHLIGTLQRRKVKDVINFVDYFHALDSVKLAAEIQKRAEKPINCFLQVNISEEESKHGFKIDEVEDALDQMTAFDKVIITGLMTMAPLDATSEEINAIFNKTNLLRQRLENQKRLHMPLKNLSMGMSNDYQIAIQNGSTFVRIGTSFFK, encoded by the coding sequence ATGATGGATTTACAAGAAAATAAAAATCTCGTTTTTGAAAATGTTAAAAAGGCTGCTCGTTCGGTCAATCGTTTGGACAGTGACATTAATATTGTTGCTGTTACAAAAACGGTTGATAGTGAAACTGCAGCTTTACTTATAGATACTGGAGTTCAGCATATTGCTGAAAATAGAGTTGATAAGTTTTTAGATAAATACCAAGCTTTACATAAAAGACCGGTAAAATGGCATCTTATTGGAACTCTTCAAAGAAGAAAAGTTAAAGATGTTATCAATTTTGTTGATTATTTTCATGCTTTGGATTCAGTAAAGTTAGCTGCTGAAATTCAAAAAAGAGCTGAGAAACCTATCAATTGTTTTTTGCAGGTTAATATTTCAGAAGAAGAATCTAAACATGGTTTTAAGATTGATGAAGTTGAAGATGCATTAGATCAAATGACAGCTTTTGATAAAGTTATTATTACTGGATTAATGACAATGGCACCTTTAGATGCGACTTCTGAGGAAATTAATGCTATATTTAATAAAACGAATCTATTAAGACAACGTTTAGAAAATCAAAAACGTCTACACATGCCACTAAAAAACTTAAGTATGGGAATGAGTAATGATTATCAAATCGCTATTCAAAATGGCTCTACTTTTGTTAGAATTGGTACATCATTCTTTAAGTAA
- the sepF gene encoding cell division protein SepF: MGIRDSFDKIISYFDTEDISDVEETKESTESAQDAYQRRTQQTGQESKRQEPRQQQSVRQSQERPNQQTTPQKPVQQQQRTQRSESYSSAQVSQVNTPSSRYQQQTKREQVQSVNHEKTTIAIKYPRKYEDAQEIVDLLIENECVLIDFQYMLDAQARRCLDFIDGASKVLYGKLQKVGTSMFLLTPSNVYVDIEDMNIPHNGQEVSFDFDMKRR, translated from the coding sequence ATGGGAATTAGAGATAGTTTTGATAAAATAATTTCATACTTTGATACTGAAGATATCAGTGACGTGGAAGAAACAAAAGAATCAACTGAGAGTGCTCAAGATGCTTATCAAAGAAGGACACAACAGACAGGACAAGAGTCGAAAAGACAAGAACCTAGACAACAGCAATCTGTACGTCAAAGTCAAGAAAGACCTAATCAACAAACGACTCCTCAAAAGCCAGTACAACAGCAACAACGTACTCAAAGATCTGAAAGCTATTCTTCTGCTCAAGTGAGTCAAGTGAATACACCCTCTAGTAGATACCAACAACAAACAAAACGCGAACAAGTTCAATCAGTTAATCATGAAAAGACAACTATAGCAATTAAATATCCTCGTAAATATGAAGATGCTCAAGAGATTGTTGACTTATTAATTGAAAATGAGTGTGTTCTTATTGATTTTCAATACATGCTGGATGCTCAAGCAAGACGATGTCTTGACTTTATTGATGGAGCAAGTAAAGTTTTGTATGGTAAACTTCAAAAGGTTGGAACTTCTATGTTTTTATTGACACCGTCTAATGTTTACGTTGATATTGAAGACATGAATATCCCACATAATGGTCAAGAAGTAAGTTTTGACTTTGATATGAAGAGACGTTAA
- a CDS encoding DivIVA domain-containing protein has protein sequence MALTALEIKDKTFKTKLRGYSEEEVNEFLDIVVDDYEALVRQNREQEARIRDLEEKLSYFDEMKESLSQSVILAQETAEKVKASANTEASNLVSKANYDAQLLLDESKSKANQILRDATDEAKRVAIDTEELKRKTRVFHQRLISAVESQLSLANSPEWSELLQPTAVYLQNSDSVFREVVEKVLDEEVPESSDSASFDATRQFSPEEMEELQRRVEESNKQLEAEQAKHEESTSAEVEHSEINLNETQTFKLNIED, from the coding sequence ATGGCACTTACTGCACTTGAAATTAAAGACAAAACGTTTAAAACAAAACTTAGAGGTTACAGTGAAGAAGAAGTAAATGAATTTCTTGACATTGTAGTTGATGATTATGAAGCACTTGTTAGACAAAATAGAGAACAAGAAGCTCGAATTCGTGATTTAGAAGAAAAATTATCTTATTTCGATGAGATGAAAGAATCACTTAGCCAATCTGTTATTCTTGCACAAGAAACAGCAGAAAAGGTTAAAGCCTCAGCAAATACTGAAGCTTCTAATCTTGTCAGCAAAGCAAATTATGATGCTCAATTACTTTTGGATGAATCTAAATCAAAAGCAAATCAAATATTAAGAGATGCTACAGATGAAGCAAAACGTGTTGCAATTGATACTGAAGAATTGAAACGTAAAACAAGAGTTTTCCATCAACGTCTTATTTCAGCAGTTGAATCACAATTAAGTTTAGCCAATTCACCAGAATGGTCAGAGTTATTACAACCAACTGCTGTTTATTTGCAAAATTCAGATTCTGTATTTAGAGAAGTTGTTGAAAAAGTTTTAGATGAAGAAGTTCCAGAAAGTTCAGATTCTGCATCATTTGATGCAACGCGTCAATTTTCACCAGAAGAAATGGAAGAGCTACAAAGACGTGTTGAAGAAAGCAATAAACAATTAGAAGCAGAACAAGCTAAACATGAAGAATCAACTTCAGCTGAAGTTGAACATTCTGAAATTAATCTTAATGAAACACAAACATTTAAATTAAATATTGAAGACTAA
- a CDS encoding cell division protein FtsQ/DivIB yields MPKKKNDPPKEQPELTEWQKRNIEFLQKKKQQAEEERVLREKLRIEKKAQFQPDLIEKDNNEKSEDGENVKKEKSFKKSFGKLSLKSKRKKEKKPKTKEQRARKQAMPIFLLASLAILISLFLISPFSKQKDITVSGNKNSQTQELIQALQVKQTDYFFTLITYNQHYINNVLKSVPWVKTARLDYQFPTHFNLTVTEHRIIAYTEKNGVYQPILENGKRIDTVQKSALPKNYIIINLDKEKDIQTLISALAKFDKTLAKNIHSISLANSNSTADLLKIEMQDGNLVRVPLSEIEKKLPYYDKIKSKLSEDSIVDMEVGIYTTTEANETETSDSSQTDVSSTTADNSQEQSETQANSSETNQTENTNNQQIEQNQSQTTNQEQAGQ; encoded by the coding sequence ATGCCAAAAAAGAAAAATGATCCTCCTAAAGAGCAACCAGAATTAACGGAGTGGCAAAAACGTAATATAGAATTTTTACAAAAAAAGAAACAGCAAGCTGAAGAAGAAAGAGTTTTAAGAGAAAAACTTAGAATTGAGAAAAAAGCCCAATTCCAACCAGATTTAATTGAAAAAGATAATAATGAAAAATCTGAAGATGGCGAAAATGTCAAAAAAGAAAAATCTTTCAAAAAGTCTTTTGGTAAACTCAGTCTTAAATCAAAGAGAAAAAAAGAAAAGAAGCCAAAAACAAAAGAACAAAGAGCTAGGAAGCAAGCAATGCCTATTTTTCTATTAGCTTCATTAGCTATATTGATTTCTTTATTTTTAATATCACCATTTTCAAAGCAAAAAGATATAACAGTTTCAGGGAATAAAAATAGTCAAACTCAAGAGTTGATTCAGGCTTTACAAGTTAAACAAACTGATTATTTTTTCACCTTGATAACGTATAATCAACATTATATAAACAATGTTCTGAAATCTGTTCCATGGGTAAAAACTGCACGGTTAGATTATCAATTTCCGACTCATTTTAATTTGACTGTTACAGAACATCGCATCATTGCTTATACTGAAAAAAATGGTGTTTATCAACCTATTTTAGAAAATGGTAAACGCATTGATACTGTTCAAAAATCAGCACTTCCAAAGAATTACATTATTATTAATTTGGATAAGGAAAAAGACATACAAACTCTTATTAGTGCTTTAGCCAAATTTGATAAAACGTTAGCGAAAAATATTCATTCGATTTCACTTGCAAATTCAAATTCCACAGCTGATTTATTAAAAATAGAGATGCAAGATGGAAATCTCGTTCGAGTACCCCTATCAGAAATTGAGAAAAAATTACCATATTATGATAAAATAAAAAGTAAGTTAAGTGAAGATAGTATTGTTGATATGGAAGTTGGTATTTACACAACAACTGAAGCTAATGAGACAGAAACAAGTGATTCAAGTCAGACTGATGTTTCAAGTACTACTGCTGACAATTCTCAAGAACAAAGTGAAACACAAGCTAATAGTAGTGAAACGAATCAAACAGAAAATACGAACAATCAACAAATTGAACAGAATCAGTCTCAAACAACCAATCAAGAGCAAGCTGGTCAATGA
- the ftsZ gene encoding cell division protein FtsZ: MAFTFDAASVQGAIIKVIGVGGGGGNAINRMIDEGLAGVEFIAANTDIQALSSSKAETVIQLGPKLTRGLGAGGQPEVGRKAAEESEEVLTEALTGADMVFITAGMGGGSGTGAAPVIARIAKSLGALTVAVVTRPFGFEGNKRGNFAIEGIQELREQVDTLLIISNNNLLEIVDKKTPLLEALSEADNVLRQGVQGITDLITSPGLINLDFADVKTVMANKGNALMGIGISTGEERIVEASRKAIYSPLLETTIDGAEDVIVNVTGGLDMTLTEAEEASEIVGQAAGQGVNIWLGTSIDDTMNDEIRVTVVATGVRKDRADQVSGFNRTAQRNVSQTNAQQAAGAQYASEQTQQSSQAGFDRRSNFDMGEKHEMPKTHQPSSSQNQQQNSAFGNWDLRRDNIAKPTESELDNQLSMSTFQGDEDLDDELETPPFFKNR, encoded by the coding sequence ATGGCATTTACATTTGATGCAGCATCAGTACAAGGTGCAATTATTAAAGTTATCGGTGTCGGTGGCGGTGGCGGAAACGCTATTAACCGTATGATTGACGAAGGACTTGCTGGAGTTGAATTTATTGCAGCAAATACGGATATTCAAGCGTTAAGCTCTTCTAAAGCTGAAACAGTAATTCAACTTGGCCCAAAACTTACTCGTGGTTTAGGTGCTGGAGGGCAACCCGAAGTTGGTCGTAAAGCAGCCGAAGAAAGTGAAGAAGTATTAACAGAAGCTCTAACTGGTGCTGATATGGTATTTATCACTGCTGGTATGGGTGGTGGTTCTGGTACTGGAGCTGCCCCTGTAATTGCTCGTATAGCAAAAAGTCTTGGTGCCTTAACAGTAGCTGTTGTTACTCGTCCATTTGGTTTTGAAGGTAATAAACGTGGGAACTTTGCTATTGAAGGAATCCAAGAACTTCGTGAACAAGTTGATACGTTACTAATTATTTCAAACAATAACCTATTAGAGATTGTAGATAAAAAGACTCCTTTATTAGAGGCATTGAGTGAAGCTGACAATGTTCTTCGTCAAGGTGTTCAAGGAATAACTGATTTAATCACTAGTCCAGGTCTAATTAATCTAGACTTTGCTGATGTGAAAACTGTTATGGCGAATAAAGGTAATGCCTTGATGGGTATTGGTATTAGTACTGGAGAAGAAAGAATTGTAGAAGCTTCAAGAAAAGCAATTTACTCACCATTACTAGAAACTACAATCGACGGTGCAGAAGATGTTATTGTTAACGTTACTGGTGGTCTTGACATGACATTGACAGAAGCTGAAGAAGCTTCCGAAATTGTTGGCCAAGCAGCTGGACAAGGTGTGAATATCTGGTTAGGTACTTCAATTGATGACACTATGAATGATGAAATACGTGTTACTGTTGTGGCAACTGGTGTTCGCAAGGATAGAGCTGATCAAGTATCTGGTTTTAATAGAACAGCGCAACGTAACGTTTCACAAACCAACGCACAACAAGCTGCTGGAGCACAGTATGCTTCTGAACAAACACAACAATCTTCCCAAGCAGGTTTCGATCGTCGTTCAAATTTTGATATGGGTGAAAAGCATGAAATGCCAAAAACACATCAACCTTCATCATCTCAAAATCAACAACAAAACTCTGCATTTGGTAACTGGGATTTAAGACGTGATAATATTGCGAAACCAACTGAAAGTGAATTAGATAATCAATTATCTATGTCCACATTCCAAGGTGATGAAGATTTAGACGATGAGTTGGAAACACCACCATTCTTTAAAAACCGCTAA
- a CDS encoding DUF3165 family protein — MFYLIIAILIVSYYFFLAPKTVRNTLNMIGLVAIVALLIVLAGMSFIKLIQSPPELFIGLAMIVLTYFAIKDILTLSDKDEK; from the coding sequence ATGTTTTATCTCATTATAGCTATATTAATAGTGTCTTATTACTTTTTTTTGGCTCCTAAAACAGTTAGAAACACTTTAAATATGATTGGATTAGTAGCAATAGTTGCATTACTTATTGTACTTGCTGGGATGAGTTTTATTAAGCTAATTCAATCACCTCCAGAATTATTCATTGGTTTAGCAATGATTGTACTAACTTATTTTGCTATCAAGGATATTTTAACCTTATCTGATAAAGACGAAAAATAA
- a CDS encoding YggT family protein gives MGIFIIIVILKVIRFYSYLLFAYALLSWFPGASQSTIGRLIGELTEPIIKPFRRFNLQIGGLDFTIFAVMIALNLLSEVLIRLFS, from the coding sequence ATGGGAATTTTTATTATTATTGTTATTCTAAAAGTAATAAGATTTTACTCTTACTTACTATTCGCATATGCATTACTTTCATGGTTTCCTGGAGCTTCACAATCTACAATTGGGAGACTAATAGGAGAGTTAACAGAACCTATTATTAAGCCATTTCGAAGATTTAATTTACAAATTGGTGGTTTAGATTTTACCATTTTTGCTGTTATGATTGCCTTAAATCTTTTGAGTGAAGTATTGATTAGACTATTTTCATAA
- the ftsA gene encoding cell division protein FtsA produces the protein MARNGFFTGLDIGTSSIKVLVAEFISGEMNVIGVSNVPSTGVKDGIIIDIEAAAAAIKKAVEQAEEKAGMTIEKINVGLPANLLQIEPTQGMIPVPSESKEIKDEDVESVVKSALTKSITPEREVISLVPEEFIVDGFQGIRDPRGMMGIRLEMRGLIYTGPTTILHNLRKTVERAGIQVENIIISPLAMAKSVLNEGEREFGATVIDMGGGQTTVASMRAQELQYTNIYAEGGEYITKDISKVLKTSHQIAEALKFNFGQSNVQEASLTETVKVDVVGSDKPVDVTERYLAEIISARIKHILDRVKQDLERGRLLDLPGGIILIGGGAIMPGAVDVAEEIFGVTVKLHVPNQVGIRNPMFANVISLVEYVGTMSEVDVISQNAVSGEELLRRKPIDFTEEERFGIPVYNEQPVENRVPVQPQNQSAPQPRYSDEKPSEPKPGLGDRVRGIFGSMFD, from the coding sequence ATGGCTAGAAATGGCTTTTTTACTGGTTTGGATATAGGAACAAGCTCGATAAAAGTTTTGGTGGCAGAATTTATATCAGGTGAAATGAATGTTATCGGTGTAAGTAATGTTCCTAGTACCGGCGTAAAAGATGGAATAATTATTGATATTGAAGCAGCAGCTGCTGCAATTAAAAAAGCAGTAGAGCAGGCTGAAGAAAAAGCCGGAATGACTATAGAAAAAATCAATGTAGGTCTTCCAGCAAATTTACTTCAAATTGAACCAACTCAAGGGATGATTCCTGTTCCGAGTGAATCAAAAGAAATAAAAGATGAAGATGTTGAAAGTGTTGTTAAGTCAGCTCTTACAAAAAGCATCACTCCTGAACGTGAAGTCATTTCTTTAGTTCCTGAAGAATTCATTGTTGATGGTTTCCAAGGTATCAGAGATCCAAGAGGAATGATGGGAATTCGTCTTGAGATGCGTGGTTTGATTTACACTGGACCAACAACAATTTTGCATAATCTTAGAAAAACTGTTGAGCGTGCAGGAATTCAAGTCGAAAATATTATTATTTCACCACTAGCGATGGCTAAATCAGTTCTAAATGAAGGTGAAAGAGAGTTTGGTGCTACTGTTATTGACATGGGTGGTGGACAAACAACTGTTGCTTCAATGAGAGCACAAGAGTTACAATATACCAACATTTATGCTGAAGGTGGCGAATATATTACAAAAGATATTTCAAAAGTACTAAAAACGTCACATCAAATTGCAGAAGCACTTAAATTTAATTTTGGACAATCAAATGTTCAAGAAGCTAGCTTGACTGAAACTGTCAAAGTTGATGTTGTGGGAAGTGATAAACCAGTAGATGTAACTGAACGTTACTTAGCTGAAATTATTTCTGCAAGAATTAAACATATATTAGATCGTGTTAAACAAGATTTAGAACGCGGCAGACTTCTTGATTTACCAGGCGGTATAATTCTAATTGGCGGTGGTGCTATTATGCCTGGCGCGGTTGATGTCGCTGAAGAAATCTTTGGAGTGACTGTTAAATTACATGTTCCAAATCAAGTTGGTATCCGAAACCCAATGTTTGCAAATGTTATTAGTTTGGTAGAGTATGTTGGGACGATGTCTGAAGTTGATGTGATTTCACAAAATGCGGTTTCTGGTGAAGAATTACTTCGTCGTAAACCAATTGATTTTACTGAAGAAGAACGTTTTGGTATTCCAGTTTACAATGAACAACCCGTTGAAAATAGAGTACCAGTTCAACCACAGAATCAATCTGCACCTCAACCTCGATATTCGGATGAAAAGCCAAGTGAACCTAAACCAGGTCTTGGTGATCGTGTTCGTGGTATTTTTGGAAGTATGTTTGATTAA